The region CCGCTCGAGGCGCGTCACGTGGTCGGCGAGCAGCGCGTGCCGCTCGGCGGCGCTCTCGGTCGCGAGCACCGAGCGGATCGTCGCGAGCGACATGCCCGCGTCCTGCGCGCGGAGGATCGTGCCGATGCGCATGCGGGCGCTCTCGTCGTAGCGGCGCTTGCCGCCGACGCGCGTCGTGGGTTCGAGCACGCCCTCGGCCTCCCAGTGCCGCAGCACGTGCGGGGCGAGCTCGAACTCGGCGGCGAGCTCGCCGATCGACAGCAGACTTGACCTCATGTCGACATGAAGTCACATGCTGGAGCGCATGGCAACTCACGACTCCTCCCAGGACCCTTCGCGAGCCGGCTCCGAGCCGCTCGACTGCGTCGTCGTCGGCGGCGGACCCGCCGGGCTGCAGGCCGCGCTCACGCTCGCGCGCGTGCACCGCTCCGTCGCGCTCGTCGACGCCGGTCCGGGTCGCAACGCATCCGCGGCCCACATGCACAACGTCGTCTCGCGCGACGGCACGCCGCCGGCGGACTTCCGCGCGGTCGCGCGCGAGCAGCTCGCGGGCTACGCGACCGTGCGGCTCGTCGACGACCGGGTCGCCTCGGCCGAGGTCGGGGACGACGCCGTCGCGGTCGAGCTCGGGAGCGGCGCGCGGCTCGACGCGCGATTCCTGCTGCTCGCGACGGGCGTCGCCGACGTGCCGCTGCCGCTCGGGCTCGCGGTGATCGCGGCGCGCGGGGTCGAGGTCGACGAGCGGCGCGCGACCGGCATCGTCGAGGAGGGCGGCAGGCTCACGGCGATCGAGCTCGAGGGCGGCGCGGTGCTGCCGTGCACCGG is a window of Agrococcus sp. Marseille-Q4369 DNA encoding:
- a CDS encoding FAD-dependent oxidoreductase, which produces MATHDSSQDPSRAGSEPLDCVVVGGGPAGLQAALTLARVHRSVALVDAGPGRNASAAHMHNVVSRDGTPPADFRAVAREQLAGYATVRLVDDRVASAEVGDDAVAVELGSGARLDARFLLLATGVADVPLPLGLAVIAARGVEVDERRATGIVEEGGRLTAIELEGGAVLPCTGVLAGGEFRQESSLPAALGCALRPDGTIEVDMVGRTSVPRVLAAGDAALSGGHSVIAAAAAGQLAAAGIVRKLIA
- a CDS encoding MerR family transcriptional regulator — its product is MRSSLLSIGELAAEFELAPHVLRHWEAEGVLEPTTRVGGKRRYDESARMRIGTILRAQDAGMSLATIRSVLATESAAERHALLADHVTRLERQQAELEAALAVIRHLQSCTHSDFAQCPGFRELITAEPQPIAHSARLHRRASP